The window GTTGCGGAACAGCAGCTCCGCCGGCGAGCGCGCCCCGTAAAGCAGATGAAACGCCCCGAAGCGGCTGCGCTCGTCGAGGATGTACTGAATCAGCGACCGGACCGGAGCCAGCCCCAACCCACCGGCAACGATGAGCACGTCCCGCCCGTGCATGTCATGCACGTCGAACCCGTGCCCCAGCGGCCCGCGAATGCCGATCGTGTCGCCCTTCTTGAGGCCGTGGATATGGCCGGTTACCTCGCCCACGCGGCGGACGCAGAGCTCAAAGTAGTCGCCACGTGTCGGGGAGGAGCAGATCGAAATGGGGCATTCGCCGATTCCCAGCAGGGACATCTGCACAAACTGCCCGGGGCCGTGCCCCAGCGGCTCGCCGCTGGACAGGCGGAAGCGATAGAGATTCTCCAGATCCGTCAGTTTCTCGACCGCGACAACTTCCGCGGGCTGCGGCTCGTACAGCGTGCGGGCATGTTCCAGCGGTGCGGGAGCGATTGCGGTCATGTTATCCCTCCTCCGCAAGCTGATTGTAGATTTCCACCGAGTTGATCTTGGCGGTGCATGCTCGATCGCACCGCGCGCATCCCACGCAGCCCGGTATCCCCTCGCGTTCCAGGATCCACTTCCCCTTTCGGTAAATCCGATGTCGCAGGCGCGATGCCGCCTGCGGGCGGAAGTTGTGACCCCCCGCCACCGTCGCGAACTCGCGCAACTGGCACCCGTCCCACTCTCGAACGCGCTGACCGGAGGAAAGGGTCAGGTCCAGCTTGTCAAACGTGTTGAAACAGAAACACGTGGGACAACTGAGATTGCAGCTTCCGCAGGAGTAGCAGCGGCGGGCGGTCGCCTCCCAGAGAAGGGAGTCGTAGCTGCGATCCAGCAAGGCGGGCAGACCATCGACATCGAACGGGATGCGCCGCTGAAACGCCGCCCGTTTCTGGGCGCGGTAACGCTCAAATGCGCGCTCGTCTTCGACCGTCGGACGATCTCCGGCTTGCGCGTACAGCAGGAACTCCCGGCCGGCGTCCGTCCCGAATTTGATCCCGTAGCGCATATCCTCAGAGGCGCCATTGGCGCTGAGGGGATAGCACATCAGATCGAACCCCTCGTTGGCCTCGTTGGATTTCATGTCCTCGCAGAACACGCCGGCGGTGCACTCGGCGGGACAATCCACGCCGATGATGAAGAGCTGTCGGCGCCGCGCCAGATAATGATCGTCGCGATGGCTGTGCGAGAAGACCTGGTCAAGGAGGCGAATGGCGTTGATATCGCAGGGATGGACGCCGATCAGCGCCGTCGGTCGCTCGTCTAGCAGCGGCTTTGTGCGGAACGAACCGTTGTTCCGCTCAAACATGAACAGTTCTTCGCGTGCGGGAAACAGCACCTTCTTGGGGCTGTACACGCAGTAGTTGAATTCGAGGTCGATCTCCCGCGCCTTGGCCACCGGCTCATAAAAAAACCGTTCGCCGCGGCGAACGGGCCCGATGATGCGCCGCGTACGCGCCAGTTCGTCGACGAGTTCCACGAGTCGGCCGCGGGTGATGATGCGGTCCAGCATGGCTGCTCAACTCCTGTCTGCTCTGCTGTTGCCGGAGACGAACCTCGGCCTGATCCGCGCTGATCGCGTGGCGCGTATTCGCGCCGTGTCCCGCTCGGGTTCGTGGCGTGGAAACGTGACGATGAACTCCGAACCCTCCCCCACCGTGGAGCGGACTTCAATGCTCCCGTCGGCCTGTTCGACAACTTCGCGCACGATCGCCAGCCCCAAACCGGAACCCGGTATTCCCGCGGCCAGAGCCAGGTTTCCCCGCCGGAACGAATCGAAGATGTCGTCCGCCGATTCCTCTGCAATTCCCATTCCAGTGTCTTTTACCGAGACCGATATCGTGTCGGCGTCGCAATAACTGCGCACCTCCACCGAACCCCCTTCCGGCGTGTACTTAATGGCATTATCAATTAAGTTGCCGATACAATCGCGCAGGTCCCGTTCCGCCACGGCCGCCAGCGCCCCACGACAGCCTGCCGAGGTCACCGTGAGCTGAATCTTCCGGGCCGACGCCAACTCGCCGTACCGTTTCACGACTTCACCCACAACCGCCGGGATTTCCGTCGTGGAAGCGGTGTGTTCGGACGGATCGGCCTCCTGAATCCGTGCCAGGGTCAGAAGTTCCGTCACCTGCACGATCGCCTCGCGGCAGCGATTGACGATCCGTCCCACCGTTTCATCAATCCGGTTTGGCGGAACGACATGGTCGCGGATCAGCCGGGCCAGCATCTCGATGCCTGTCAGCGGACTCTTGAGCTGATGAGCCGCCGTCTGCATGAACCGCGAGCGGCGCGCCTGGAGGTCCCGGATTGCATTCTGGCTGTGTTGCAGGGCTAGATTCATCTGGTGCTGCTCGCGCTCCTGCTGATCGAGGCGCAGGGAGATCTGAAGCGTGAAGTACAGGGTGCCGAAGACACCGGCCGCGAGGACCACCACCCCCGCCGCCACGAGTGTCCAGTTCCTGTGGGCCGTTCCGGTCTCCGGGAGCGTGAGGAACGGATAATGCGGCTGAATCCAGCCGGCGACCTCGCCGAATCCAATCACACTGTACAGAAAGATGGCCCAGCACCCCTGCAGGAGCGCCTGTCGCGGACGGAGCAACAGTGCCGCAATGAGCATGTGAAACAAATAGAACACGGCCATCGGGTTCTCGATGCCACCCGAGTAGCGGAGGATGACCGTGAGAATCAACAGATCGATGGTCATCTGCAGTGCGGCAAAGCGCTCGACACTGCGTTCCCTGCCTTCGGTTACGTCTTCCTCCCCTTCGATGTTTCGCAGGATGCCCCGGCCCATGATGGTCCAGATGACGTTGGCGACAGCCAAGGCCCCCACACAACCCATGACTTGGGGGGGCCTGGCCCCGGTGGGGAATAGGAAGCGTTCCACGAGGAGAACGGCCATCACGGCGAATGCGATGACCCAGCGCAGGCGGATGAACCAGTGATGGCGCACCATCGCCAGCAGGACGCGCACACGAAACGTAGTGCGCGGGATGCGCAGACTGGAAGCAGGTGGCAGAGAGTCCATGTGAGGCCCGGACCGTCAGGATCGGCTGGCCGTGGAGGATTTGCCCAGTGTTTCCTTCACAGCCGAAAGTACCACTTCAGAGGTTAACGGCTTGTCCAGGAATTTCTCGACCGGAACGTAGTCGCTGCCCAACTCCCGGGCATAGTCCATGCCCATCGTGGCCCCGATCGAGGAGATCATGATAATGGGTATTCGCGACCGTCGCTCGTCGCGGCGCAGTTCATAGGCCAGATGGAATCCCTCGGAAGGGGATGCCAGCATGATGTCCAGCAGTATGAGATCGGGCGGATCGCGCTCAATCGCGGCCATGCCTTCCGGGCCCGTGGCGCAACAGGTCAGGCGATAGCCGACGGGCTCGAGCATCATGGTCAGCGCTTCCCGAACGTCGGGATCGTCATCGATCACCAATATGTGTTCCTGGGCCATTTTGGATCATCTCCCGGGCTTTTCAGCGGATGCGTCACGTCTGACGCGAAACTCGCGCACAATGCAGGCGCCACGTATAGCATACCGCCGACGAACTCGCTTGCATCCTTCGTGCCACTTTGTCCGGGCTCGGGGCGGAAACACGCAGTCGACCGTACGATCACCCGTGCCTCCAACCGGCCCCGGCCGGAAAAATCGAAGCCCGCGAAGGCGGGTCGGAGTCATCCTCGGGGAGGTGATTGAAGACGTTACCGCCCTTCCCCTCCAGCAGGAGGCTCTGACGACCTCCGCATGAAGCGCTCGGCCGTCGGCAAAAATCGTGTCAATTCGTTCAGGCCTCAGGGTTCCGTGGCAGTGAAATTTTCGCACATGAACCATTGAATCCGACTCAAACCGTGCACGCCACTGCCGTTCAACTGGCACTGCAAGCGATCGCCTCCCGCTTGGAATCCGACCGCAACTCTGAGCGGCGACTGAGGACTTCTTTGTCCCTGCTGGTGCCACATATGTTGCACCGGGGTTAGTACTCCACTGAGGTCTGCACGTACGCGTGCGCCTGAGATGCCATGAACATCCCGCACCTGCAACGAAGACGACAGTCAATACGGATCGATGGAGGAGAGCGACTTCCCAACAGTATTCTTGCCCAATAACAACAATTGTAATATGCTGTTCACTGGTTCATACCTATGATCCTCATGGTCTCGGGGCGCGCTGAGACCGAGGGTCTTGGTTCAGACGGGGCAAAGAGGCTTAGTATTTGTGTTCCAACCCGCTCTTGGGAGTGGGCTAAGAGGGCGTGTTTCGTAACCACCACCGCAGGAGAATAACAGATTATGGCCAAGGGAAAATTCAAATGTCCCATGTGTGATCGGAGTTTCTCGATGGCAGCGCATCTCGCCCGCCATCAGAGCACGACGCACGGGACGAGAACAAAGAAGGCCGGGCGCCCCGCGGGGCGCGGCGCGGCGTCTCGTGGATGGCCTGCCGGTCGATTGAGCTACGCGGAAGGCAATGGTGCCGCACAACTCCGTCAAGCCATGCAGAACTATTATGACGAGCTCAATGCCCGTCGTGATGCCATCGAGCACGAAATAACCAACATCGCCACCGCGATGCAGTCGATCGGCGGTACGGCAGCGGCTGCGCCGGCCAGGCGTGGACCGGGTCGTCCACCGGGTCGCCCCGCTGCGGCAGGCCGAGGTGGTCGTGCCGGTTCTCTGCGCGAGTACGTTGTCGGCGTCTTGAAGAGCAGTCCTGAACCGATGAGTCCTCGGGACATCGCCGGCGCCGTCCAGAAATCCGGCTACAAGACCAAGGCGAAGGATCTCACCAAGGCGGTGAGCAACCTTCTCCCACATCTCAGCGGGATCAAGAAGGTCGGGTTCGGCAAGTACAAGATGTAGTCGCCTGTCGGCGGTTCGCCAAGCCGTCGCATTCGGCATATAACGCGGGCGTGGGATAGCACGGTGGATGCCCCAATGGTGGGCGGACCGGGCTGTCCGACGCCCGTCTTGCCAGAGGGGCGGCGTTCACCGCTTGAGTGGTCTTCTGCTTGAAACCAGCCGATCCGGAGACAACTTATGGCACCCCCGCAACCCACGACTCCGCCCGAGGATCCCAACGCCTACCGCGCCAGGATGATCGAGCAGCTCGGCGGCCGCGATCCGATCACGGTGTTCTCCGAAACCGCGCACGCACTGGGACAACTGGTCAGCCGCTTTCCTGCCCGGCATTTCCATCGGCGTCCGTTTCCCGGCAAGTGGACGCCCTGCGAAGTTCTGGGCCACCTGGTCGACGTGGAATGGACGCTGGGGTATCGCACGCGGCTCATTCTCTGTCAGGACCGGCCGCGCATCCCCAGCATGGACCAGGAGCAATGGGCTTCAGGGCAGCGGCATGCCGAGCGTGAACCGACGGAACTCCTCGCCGAGTTCCGTGCGCTGCGCGGCATTAATCTCCGCCTCTGGCGATCGCTCACCGATCGCGACCTGGATCGTACGGGTAATCACGA is drawn from Phycisphaerae bacterium and contains these coding sequences:
- a CDS encoding response regulator; this translates as MAQEHILVIDDDPDVREALTMMLEPVGYRLTCCATGPEGMAAIERDPPDLILLDIMLASPSEGFHLAYELRRDERRSRIPIIMISSIGATMGMDYARELGSDYVPVEKFLDKPLTSEVVLSAVKETLGKSSTASRS
- a CDS encoding FAD/NAD(P)-binding protein, with the protein product MTAIAPAPLEHARTLYEPQPAEVVAVEKLTDLENLYRFRLSSGEPLGHGPGQFVQMSLLGIGECPISICSSPTRGDYFELCVRRVGEVTGHIHGLKKGDTIGIRGPLGHGFDVHDMHGRDVLIVAGGLGLAPVRSLIQYILDERSRFGAFHLLYGARSPAELLFRNDLTIWRESPDVNFHMTVDRPDEQWRGRSGVVTTLFGELPPIDPLETMVVIVGPPIMFKFVVLEVLARRVPQKNVFCSLERRMKCGVGKCGHCQANNVYVCLEGPVFRYGELKALREAIE
- a CDS encoding 4Fe-4S dicluster domain-containing protein translates to MLDRIITRGRLVELVDELARTRRIIGPVRRGERFFYEPVAKAREIDLEFNYCVYSPKKVLFPAREELFMFERNNGSFRTKPLLDERPTALIGVHPCDINAIRLLDQVFSHSHRDDHYLARRRQLFIIGVDCPAECTAGVFCEDMKSNEANEGFDLMCYPLSANGASEDMRYGIKFGTDAGREFLLYAQAGDRPTVEDERAFERYRAQKRAAFQRRIPFDVDGLPALLDRSYDSLLWEATARRCYSCGSCNLSCPTCFCFNTFDKLDLTLSSGQRVREWDGCQLREFATVAGGHNFRPQAASRLRHRIYRKGKWILEREGIPGCVGCARCDRACTAKINSVEIYNQLAEEG
- a CDS encoding HAMP domain-containing histidine kinase; its protein translation is MDSLPPASSLRIPRTTFRVRVLLAMVRHHWFIRLRWVIAFAVMAVLLVERFLFPTGARPPQVMGCVGALAVANVIWTIMGRGILRNIEGEEDVTEGRERSVERFAALQMTIDLLILTVILRYSGGIENPMAVFYLFHMLIAALLLRPRQALLQGCWAIFLYSVIGFGEVAGWIQPHYPFLTLPETGTAHRNWTLVAAGVVVLAAGVFGTLYFTLQISLRLDQQEREQHQMNLALQHSQNAIRDLQARRSRFMQTAAHQLKSPLTGIEMLARLIRDHVVPPNRIDETVGRIVNRCREAIVQVTELLTLARIQEADPSEHTASTTEIPAVVGEVVKRYGELASARKIQLTVTSAGCRGALAAVAERDLRDCIGNLIDNAIKYTPEGGSVEVRSYCDADTISVSVKDTGMGIAEESADDIFDSFRRGNLALAAGIPGSGLGLAIVREVVEQADGSIEVRSTVGEGSEFIVTFPRHEPERDTARIRATRSARIRPRFVSGNSRADRS
- a CDS encoding DinB family protein, producing the protein MAPPQPTTPPEDPNAYRARMIEQLGGRDPITVFSETAHALGQLVSRFPARHFHRRPFPGKWTPCEVLGHLVDVEWTLGYRTRLILCQDRPRIPSMDQEQWASGQRHAEREPTELLAEFRALRGINLRLWRSLTDRDLDRTGNHEERGLESLRDILQMYAAHDLSHIDQLTRYLEAAQED